The Kitasatospora paranensis genome has a window encoding:
- a CDS encoding C39 family peptidase, whose product MQPISHPVPYYSQWESPDLVPDILAGTVEADDDPRWEQSGAPDRAEYAYWSWRACGMACLRMALDHWWGVAPPIVSLAEEARAAGAYVRHPDGRLDGLIHAPFAAYAHDRWGLQAEARSPLPAEELAGHLAAGRLPMISVHPSVRTLDPAPPRTGGHLVLAVGADDEALLVHNPSGFPGGSQQFARIPWADLGRFYAGRGVLLGPPTGRRTE is encoded by the coding sequence GTGCAGCCGATCAGCCACCCGGTCCCGTACTACTCCCAGTGGGAATCCCCCGACCTCGTCCCCGACATCCTCGCCGGCACCGTCGAGGCCGACGACGACCCGCGCTGGGAGCAGTCCGGGGCGCCCGACCGCGCGGAGTACGCCTACTGGTCGTGGCGCGCCTGCGGCATGGCCTGCCTGCGGATGGCGCTCGACCACTGGTGGGGCGTCGCCCCGCCGATCGTCTCGCTCGCCGAGGAGGCCCGCGCCGCCGGCGCCTACGTCCGCCACCCCGACGGCCGCCTCGACGGGCTGATCCACGCCCCGTTCGCCGCCTACGCCCACGACCGCTGGGGCCTGCAGGCCGAGGCGCGCTCCCCGCTGCCCGCGGAGGAGCTGGCCGGCCACCTCGCCGCCGGACGGCTGCCGATGATCTCCGTCCACCCGTCCGTCCGCACCCTCGACCCGGCGCCGCCGCGCACCGGCGGCCACCTGGTGCTCGCCGTCGGGGCCGACGACGAGGCGCTGCTCGTCCACAACCCGTCCGGCTTCCCCGGCGGGTCGCAGCAGTTCGCCCGCATCCCGTGGGCCGACCTCGGACGCTTCTACGCCGGCCGCGGTGTCCTGCTGGGGCCGCCCACCGGCCGCCGCACCGAGTAG
- a CDS encoding SCO6745 family protein codes for MAELVHPARALWWLFEPVHALTYFSPEGRAAYEAAGLRGYWRGYFGGRSAPLGAVDAAPVVAAFFNFAPSMVGRALPDVWDRAAPEAALAARVEGATAALTRVLESVKPDLIDRSVELLERAVDGLDCSGRVLAAANAALPRPDGPLARLWQATTVLREHRGDGHVAALVAEDLDGCEALVLRCALDVRREVLQPHRGWTDTEWDAASARLAERGWLGADGAITTEGRSRHRALEAVTDLAAARVWAGFHRAELDELAAALRPISTACRAELPQVNPIGLPTAS; via the coding sequence ATGGCTGAACTCGTCCATCCCGCCCGCGCCCTGTGGTGGCTCTTCGAGCCCGTGCACGCCCTCACCTACTTCTCGCCGGAGGGCCGGGCGGCCTACGAGGCGGCCGGCCTGCGCGGCTACTGGCGCGGCTACTTCGGCGGCCGGTCCGCCCCGCTGGGGGCGGTGGACGCGGCCCCGGTGGTGGCGGCGTTCTTCAACTTCGCGCCGTCGATGGTCGGGCGGGCACTGCCGGACGTCTGGGACCGGGCCGCACCGGAGGCCGCCCTGGCGGCCCGGGTCGAGGGGGCGACCGCGGCGCTGACCCGGGTGCTGGAGAGCGTGAAGCCGGATCTGATCGACCGCTCGGTGGAGCTCCTGGAACGGGCCGTCGACGGCCTGGACTGCAGCGGCCGCGTGCTGGCCGCCGCCAACGCCGCCCTGCCCCGCCCGGACGGCCCGCTGGCCCGGCTGTGGCAGGCGACCACCGTGCTGCGCGAGCACCGCGGCGACGGCCACGTGGCGGCCCTGGTCGCCGAGGACCTGGACGGCTGCGAGGCGCTCGTCCTGCGCTGCGCCCTGGACGTGCGCCGCGAGGTGCTGCAGCCGCACCGCGGCTGGACGGACACCGAGTGGGACGCCGCCTCCGCACGGCTGGCCGAGCGGGGCTGGCTGGGCGCCGACGGTGCGATCACCACCGAGGGCCGCTCCCGGCACCGGGCGCTGGAGGCCGTCACGGACCTGGCGGCGGCCCGCGTGTGGGCGGGCTTCCACCGGGCGGAGCTGGACGAGCTGGCGGCCGCCCTGCGGCCGATCTCGACCGCCTGCCGGGCGGAGCTGCCGCAGGTCAACCCGATCGGCCTGCCGACCGCGAGCTGA
- the rpe gene encoding ribulose-phosphate 3-epimerase, with protein sequence MAQINPSILSADFARLADEAEAVRGADWLHVDVMDNHFVPNLTLGVPVVESLARATDTPLDCHLMIEQPDRWAPQYVEAGAGSVTFHVEAAAAPVRLAREIRAKGARASMALRPATPIEPYEDLLPELDMVLIMTVEPGFGGQAFLDIMLPKIRRTRELISKHGLGLWLQVDGGVAASTIERCAEAGADVFVAGSAVYSADDPAEAVRALRARAEAATATAPWACRH encoded by the coding sequence ATGGCGCAGATCAACCCCAGCATCCTCTCCGCCGACTTCGCCCGCCTGGCGGACGAGGCCGAGGCCGTCCGCGGGGCGGACTGGCTGCACGTGGACGTCATGGACAACCACTTCGTCCCCAACCTGACGCTGGGCGTGCCGGTCGTCGAGTCGCTGGCCCGGGCCACCGACACCCCGCTCGACTGCCACCTGATGATCGAGCAGCCCGACCGCTGGGCCCCGCAGTACGTGGAGGCCGGGGCCGGCTCCGTCACCTTCCACGTGGAGGCCGCGGCCGCGCCCGTCCGGCTCGCCCGCGAGATCCGCGCCAAGGGCGCCCGGGCCTCGATGGCGCTGCGTCCCGCCACGCCGATCGAGCCGTACGAGGACCTGCTGCCCGAGCTGGACATGGTGCTCATCATGACCGTCGAGCCCGGCTTCGGCGGCCAGGCCTTCCTGGACATCATGCTGCCGAAGATCCGCCGCACCCGGGAGCTGATCTCCAAGCACGGCCTCGGCCTCTGGCTCCAGGTCGACGGCGGGGTCGCCGCCTCCACCATCGAGCGCTGCGCCGAGGCGGGCGCGGACGTCTTCGTGGCGGGCTCGGCCGTCTACAGCGCGGACGACCCGGCCGAGGCCGTCCGCGCCCTGCGCGCCCGGGCCGAGGCGGCCACCGCCACCGCCCCCTGGGCCTGCCGGCACTGA
- a CDS encoding alpha/beta hydrolase translates to MAEPDGGRAVPAARTGRRTFLRSLAVAAVGGAVVGGAMIEDVLPGGPALRRAVGMTGPDGTVPRVAPGPVRSEQVASAARGRPVGLSVVSPPGTADPAALPVCLALHGRGGSAQGMLDLGLPQFLAAATARGVRPFHLVAVDGGEATYWHRRTPGDDPMAMLLDEVPGWLRARGLAAPSGVLGISMGGSGALQYARARSGGLAAVALLSPALFASWPDARTVDGYQDEADWRAHEPLLHLDQPLTRRLAVWCGTEDPFCPAARRLADRAAETHFPRGAHTDGFWRRVLPDATAFLGDALGRRPA, encoded by the coding sequence GTGGCGGAGCCCGACGGCGGACGGGCGGTGCCCGCGGCGAGGACGGGACGTCGGACGTTCCTGCGGTCGCTGGCGGTGGCCGCGGTCGGCGGCGCGGTGGTCGGCGGGGCGATGATCGAGGACGTGCTGCCCGGCGGGCCCGCGCTGCGCCGGGCCGTCGGCATGACCGGTCCGGACGGGACGGTGCCCCGGGTCGCGCCCGGCCCCGTCCGCAGCGAGCAGGTGGCCTCGGCGGCCCGCGGGCGCCCGGTCGGGCTCAGCGTGGTCAGCCCGCCCGGGACGGCCGACCCGGCCGCCCTGCCGGTCTGCCTGGCCCTGCACGGGCGGGGCGGCAGCGCGCAGGGCATGCTCGACCTCGGCCTCCCGCAGTTCCTCGCGGCCGCCACCGCGCGCGGCGTGCGCCCGTTCCACCTGGTGGCGGTGGACGGCGGCGAGGCCACCTACTGGCACCGCCGCACCCCGGGCGACGACCCGATGGCGATGCTGCTGGACGAGGTGCCCGGCTGGCTCAGGGCCCGTGGCCTGGCGGCCCCGAGCGGCGTCCTCGGCATCTCGATGGGCGGCTCCGGCGCGCTCCAGTACGCGCGGGCCCGCAGCGGCGGCCTGGCTGCGGTGGCGCTGCTCAGTCCGGCGCTGTTCGCCTCCTGGCCGGACGCCCGCACCGTCGACGGCTACCAGGACGAGGCGGACTGGCGGGCGCACGAGCCGCTGCTCCACCTCGACCAGCCGCTGACCCGCCGCCTCGCCGTGTGGTGCGGCACCGAGGACCCGTTCTGTCCGGCGGCCCGGCGGCTGGCCGACCGCGCCGCCGAGACCCACTTCCCGCGCGGCGCGCACACCGACGGCTTCTGGCGGCGCGTCCTGCCGGACGCCACGGCCTTCCTGGGCGACGCGCTGGGCCGCCGGCCGGCCTGA
- a CDS encoding cellulose synthase catalytic subunit, giving the protein MTVRHLPQPPSDQELYWYFGPQRRWVPVCTSLAFVFTAATMATFALRTPALWAFLAVLALNVAALALSSFNGLRQRRLTRTSHEVLVKAWRPARLPTVDLYLPTCGEPLDVLANAYRAVAALDWPDALTVWVLDDADRPEVACLAAAHGHTYVVRPDRGHLKKAGNLNHALTLSRAEYIAILDADFAPRPDFLRHLLPYFADPATGIVQSPQCFDTDGSMGWIQRAAGSAQEWFFRWIQPSRDASDAAICCGSNAVYRRSAIDAAGGFARLGHSEDLFTGLALYGQGYRTRYVPVLVAKGTSPDTLASYVNQQYRWAMGNLHLLGSPDLQRIGAPWRMRLCFYEGVVGYLAAAVNLFAAPLPPLVMLFCYPDGIRPWHVLPLLAPLWVWHVLLPRISRTRWRIEVIRSNVLMSVAAGAAFWHTLRGRSAAWVPTGAGPAKPGGLARRVVLVSLGWLCASVGAATAGLALAVARHGWAPTWGLALYLAVQYQIGLPLIRDLIRELRPTGPADPALGAPGRLRRLAGGLAGRRTGPAPEPAVPGALPGLLPRRWPEALAATAALVLTALLASGWVSPMLTWLG; this is encoded by the coding sequence ATGACTGTCCGACACCTTCCTCAACCTCCCTCCGATCAGGAGCTGTATTGGTATTTCGGGCCGCAGCGCCGCTGGGTGCCCGTCTGCACCTCGCTCGCCTTCGTGTTCACCGCGGCCACCATGGCCACCTTCGCGCTGCGGACCCCGGCCCTGTGGGCCTTCCTCGCCGTCCTCGCGCTCAACGTCGCCGCGCTCGCGCTCTCCTCGTTCAACGGACTGCGCCAGCGCCGGCTCACCCGGACCTCGCACGAGGTGCTGGTCAAGGCCTGGAGGCCGGCCCGGCTCCCGACCGTCGACCTCTACCTGCCGACCTGCGGTGAACCGCTCGACGTGCTGGCCAATGCCTACCGGGCCGTCGCCGCCCTCGACTGGCCCGACGCGCTGACGGTCTGGGTCCTCGACGACGCCGACCGCCCCGAGGTCGCCTGTCTCGCCGCTGCGCACGGCCACACCTACGTGGTGCGCCCCGACCGCGGCCACCTCAAGAAGGCCGGCAACCTCAACCACGCACTCACCCTGAGCCGCGCGGAGTACATCGCCATCCTGGACGCGGACTTCGCGCCGCGCCCCGACTTCCTGCGGCACCTGCTCCCGTACTTCGCCGATCCGGCGACCGGCATCGTGCAGAGCCCGCAGTGCTTCGACACCGACGGGTCGATGGGCTGGATCCAGCGCGCCGCCGGCTCGGCGCAGGAGTGGTTCTTCCGCTGGATCCAGCCCTCCCGTGACGCCAGCGACGCCGCCATCTGCTGCGGGAGCAACGCGGTCTACCGGCGGTCGGCGATCGACGCGGCCGGCGGCTTCGCCCGGCTCGGCCACAGCGAGGACCTGTTCACCGGGCTCGCGCTCTACGGGCAGGGCTACCGCACGCGCTACGTCCCCGTCCTGGTCGCCAAGGGGACCTCGCCCGACACCCTGGCCTCCTACGTCAACCAGCAGTACCGGTGGGCGATGGGCAACCTGCACCTGCTCGGCTCGCCCGACCTGCAGCGGATCGGCGCCCCGTGGCGGATGCGGCTCTGCTTCTACGAGGGCGTCGTCGGCTACCTGGCCGCCGCCGTGAACCTCTTCGCCGCACCGCTGCCACCGCTCGTGATGCTGTTCTGCTACCCGGACGGGATCCGGCCCTGGCACGTCCTCCCGCTGCTCGCCCCGCTCTGGGTCTGGCACGTCCTGCTGCCCCGGATCAGCCGCACCCGCTGGCGGATCGAGGTCATCCGCTCGAACGTCCTGATGAGCGTCGCCGCCGGCGCCGCGTTCTGGCACACCCTGCGCGGCCGCAGCGCCGCCTGGGTGCCGACCGGAGCGGGCCCGGCGAAGCCCGGCGGCCTGGCCCGCCGGGTCGTCCTGGTCTCCCTCGGCTGGCTCTGCGCCTCCGTCGGCGCGGCCACCGCCGGGCTCGCCCTGGCCGTCGCCCGCCACGGCTGGGCGCCCACCTGGGGCCTCGCCCTGTACCTCGCCGTGCAGTACCAGATCGGCCTCCCGCTGATCCGCGACCTGATCCGCGAACTCCGGCCCACCGGACCGGCCGACCCCGCCCTCGGCGCCCCGGGCCGGCTCCGGCGCCTGGCCGGCGGCCTCGCCGGGCGCCGCACCGGCCCGGCCCCGGAGCCCGCCGTGCCCGGTGCCCTGCCCGGTCTGCTGCCCCGGCGCTGGCCCGAGGCACTGGCCGCCACCGCCGCCCTCGTGCTCACCGCGCTGCTTGCCTCCGGCTGGGTCAGCCCCATGCTGACCTGGCTGGGGTGA
- a CDS encoding acyltransferase family protein: MPSTTPAALRPGRAAAPGRPPAAPGRPPGGSGTPGAAPAPATGPAPGPVPFRPDIEGLRAVAVLAVLGFHVGVPGLAGGFVGVDVFLVVSGYLITGLLIREAVATGRIRLGEFFSRRARRLLPSAAVVLGSVALAGAWLTVPLRRADLEYDVLASALSVANWRFVAQQTDYLAAGRDPSPLLHFWSLAVEEQFYLLWAPLLAVLVFVAARAARRGAAVRATAAVAAGLLTAGSFALALHWTHRSVSLAYLGTPSRIWQFGVGALLAVLPWHRLPGPRPLRLLAGWAGALAIGWSAVRYDTTTPYPGWAALVPTLGAAAVVLAGTPGRPGPAPVGRTGGFGVDRLLATRVPRAIGRLSYQLYLWHWPVLVLAEARLGVLGWPAKAALTAAAALPAAAVLHGVERPLRRNRTLTELPRRGISLGIAAVIVPVVLALVAGTGALRLIGPAAPVDLQGLPPGAADGTSLLARPPAPGGPVVPDAAQARKDFPPDGGCEVAPAVTSSPPCLFGATGARERIVLLGDSHAGQWFSPLLAIAARRGWALEELVKQGCPLPELAVINPQLGRGYRECDTWRADSLARLHREPKPALIVVSSLNRYTDDPEPARRGWERTLVPLRALGVPIVYLQDTPVPGADVPACVSGHTGDLAACEFPRSRALRPDPVAQAVAAGRLPGVRAVEVDSVLCPGSGRSCPAVLDRILLYRDDAHLTNVAAVVLTSRLERLLTAAGLVPAVPGTGPAPTPAAGADGWSPLLQDDFDGPAGGRPSAAVWQYDLGTCYPGCPAAAWGTGEVETMTDATANVRLDGRGALEIVPTREDGRWSSGRIESRRADLAPPPGGVLRVEASIALPDVTGPAAAGYWPAFWTLGAGLRDGSTGWPAVGELDVMENVNGRDAVVGTMHCGAADGGPCREPVGLGSGDRPCPDCRAGFHRYALEVDLTPGSEQVRWYLDGREYHRVTERQVDPADWDRAVHHGLFLILDVAVGGALPAAHGGTPGPATAPGHPMRVDYVAVSTRAAARR; this comes from the coding sequence ATGCCATCGACCACACCGGCCGCCCTCCGCCCGGGGCGGGCCGCCGCCCCCGGCCGCCCTCCCGCCGCCCCCGGCCGTCCTCCCGGCGGCTCCGGCACGCCGGGCGCCGCTCCCGCGCCGGCCACCGGCCCGGCGCCCGGCCCCGTCCCGTTCCGCCCCGACATCGAGGGCCTGCGCGCGGTGGCCGTCCTCGCCGTGCTCGGCTTCCACGTCGGCGTCCCCGGCCTGGCCGGCGGCTTCGTCGGCGTGGACGTCTTCCTCGTCGTCTCCGGCTACCTGATCACCGGTCTGCTCATTCGCGAGGCCGTCGCCACCGGCCGCATCCGGCTCGGCGAGTTCTTCTCCCGCCGGGCCCGGCGGCTGCTGCCCTCCGCCGCCGTGGTGCTCGGCTCGGTGGCGCTCGCCGGCGCCTGGCTCACCGTGCCGCTGCGCCGCGCCGACCTGGAGTACGACGTCCTCGCCTCGGCGCTGTCCGTCGCCAACTGGCGCTTCGTCGCCCAGCAGACCGACTACCTCGCCGCCGGACGGGACCCGAGCCCGCTGCTGCACTTCTGGTCGCTCGCCGTCGAGGAGCAGTTCTACCTGCTCTGGGCGCCGCTGCTCGCGGTGCTGGTGTTCGTCGCGGCCCGGGCCGCCCGCCGCGGCGCGGCCGTCCGCGCGACGGCGGCCGTCGCCGCCGGTCTGCTCACCGCCGGCTCCTTCGCCCTCGCGCTGCACTGGACGCACCGCTCAGTCTCGCTGGCCTACCTCGGGACGCCGTCCCGGATCTGGCAGTTCGGCGTCGGTGCCCTGCTCGCCGTGCTGCCCTGGCACCGGCTGCCCGGCCCGCGGCCGCTGCGCCTGCTCGCCGGCTGGGCGGGCGCGCTGGCGATCGGCTGGAGTGCCGTCCGGTACGACACCACCACGCCCTACCCCGGCTGGGCGGCGCTGGTACCGACCCTCGGCGCCGCCGCCGTCGTCCTCGCCGGTACACCCGGCCGGCCCGGACCGGCACCCGTGGGCCGCACCGGCGGATTCGGGGTGGACCGACTGCTGGCCACCCGGGTGCCGCGGGCGATCGGCCGGCTCTCCTACCAGCTCTACCTCTGGCACTGGCCGGTCCTGGTGCTCGCCGAGGCCCGCCTCGGGGTGCTCGGCTGGCCCGCGAAGGCCGCGCTGACGGCCGCCGCCGCCCTGCCCGCGGCCGCCGTCCTGCACGGCGTCGAACGGCCACTGCGCCGCAACCGTACGCTCACCGAACTCCCGCGCCGGGGGATCTCGCTGGGCATCGCCGCGGTGATCGTCCCGGTGGTGCTGGCGCTGGTGGCCGGCACCGGGGCACTGCGGCTGATCGGACCGGCCGCCCCCGTCGACCTGCAAGGTCTGCCGCCCGGCGCGGCGGACGGCACCTCGCTGCTGGCCCGGCCGCCCGCCCCGGGCGGCCCGGTCGTCCCGGATGCCGCCCAGGCCCGCAAGGACTTCCCGCCGGACGGCGGCTGCGAGGTGGCGCCGGCCGTCACCAGCAGCCCGCCCTGCCTGTTCGGGGCCACCGGGGCCCGGGAGCGGATCGTCCTGCTCGGCGACTCGCACGCCGGCCAGTGGTTCTCTCCGCTGCTCGCCATCGCCGCCCGACGGGGTTGGGCGCTGGAGGAGTTGGTCAAACAGGGCTGCCCGCTTCCGGAGCTTGCCGTGATCAACCCGCAGCTCGGGCGCGGCTACCGGGAGTGCGACACCTGGCGGGCCGACAGCCTGGCCCGGCTGCACCGCGAGCCGAAACCTGCGCTGATCGTGGTCTCCTCCCTCAACCGCTACACCGACGACCCCGAACCCGCCCGCCGGGGCTGGGAGAGGACGCTCGTGCCGCTGCGGGCGCTCGGCGTGCCGATCGTGTACCTCCAGGACACCCCCGTGCCCGGCGCGGACGTCCCGGCCTGCGTCTCCGGGCACACCGGCGACCTCGCGGCGTGCGAGTTCCCGCGCAGCCGGGCGCTGAGGCCCGACCCGGTGGCGCAGGCGGTGGCGGCCGGCCGGCTGCCCGGTGTCCGGGCGGTCGAGGTCGACTCCGTGCTCTGCCCGGGCTCGGGGCGCAGCTGCCCGGCCGTCCTGGACCGCATCCTGCTGTACCGGGACGACGCCCACCTGACGAACGTCGCCGCGGTCGTCCTCACCTCCCGGCTTGAGCGACTGCTCACCGCTGCCGGGCTCGTCCCGGCCGTCCCCGGGACGGGCCCGGCGCCGACCCCTGCGGCCGGCGCCGACGGCTGGTCGCCGCTCCTGCAGGACGACTTCGACGGCCCGGCCGGCGGCCGTCCCTCCGCCGCCGTCTGGCAGTACGACCTGGGGACGTGCTACCCGGGCTGCCCGGCCGCCGCCTGGGGCACGGGGGAGGTCGAGACGATGACCGACGCGACCGCCAACGTCCGTCTGGACGGCCGGGGAGCGCTGGAGATCGTGCCCACCCGGGAGGACGGCCGGTGGAGTTCGGGCCGGATCGAGTCCCGGCGGGCCGACCTCGCGCCCCCGCCCGGCGGGGTGCTGCGCGTCGAGGCCTCGATCGCCCTGCCCGACGTCACCGGGCCTGCCGCGGCGGGATACTGGCCCGCTTTCTGGACCCTCGGCGCCGGGCTGCGCGACGGGTCCACCGGGTGGCCCGCGGTCGGCGAACTCGACGTGATGGAGAACGTGAACGGCCGCGACGCGGTCGTCGGCACGATGCACTGCGGCGCCGCGGACGGCGGGCCGTGCCGGGAGCCGGTGGGGCTCGGCTCGGGCGACCGCCCCTGCCCGGACTGCCGGGCGGGGTTCCACCGGTACGCGCTGGAGGTCGACCTGACCCCCGGCTCCGAGCAGGTGCGCTGGTACCTCGACGGCCGCGAGTACCACCGGGTGACAGAGCGCCAGGTGGACCCGGCCGACTGGGACCGCGCCGTGCACCACGGCCTGTTCCTGATCCTGGACGTGGCCGTGGGCGGCGCCCTGCCCGCCGCGCACGGCGGCACCCCGGGCCCGGCCACCGCACCTGGCCACCCGATGCGGGTCGACTACGTCGCCGTCTCCACCCGGGCAGCCGCCCGGCGCTGA
- a CDS encoding DUF6348 family protein: protein MAEQLSEISGERWTAGDGLAKGPGAAAVALGVPHGEGPAHLDLTFLPDAARPDGTAVADCVAGFGADSEAAVRRAVEIWASTTGVTMLELLAHNGRFAGHIHPSDADGLPGWHAIHGGIVAWGTGDRHNAVQDWTVTHPLLPQLAPAFADGFGRDGLIGVKIFFGGRAGRETAEVRVDGEIHEPASKALLALDWPRVTDGLAYARTFVLLVHPVHKP from the coding sequence GTGGCAGAGCAGTTGAGCGAGATCAGCGGCGAGCGCTGGACGGCCGGCGACGGCCTCGCCAAGGGCCCCGGCGCCGCGGCGGTGGCGTTGGGCGTCCCGCACGGGGAGGGCCCGGCGCACCTCGACCTCACGTTCCTGCCGGACGCCGCGCGGCCGGACGGGACGGCGGTCGCGGACTGCGTGGCGGGCTTCGGGGCGGACTCGGAGGCGGCCGTCCGCCGGGCGGTGGAGATCTGGGCGTCCACCACGGGCGTGACGATGCTCGAACTGCTCGCGCACAACGGGCGGTTCGCCGGACACATCCACCCGAGCGATGCGGACGGCCTGCCGGGCTGGCACGCCATCCACGGCGGGATCGTCGCCTGGGGCACCGGGGACCGGCACAACGCCGTCCAGGACTGGACGGTCACCCACCCGCTGCTGCCGCAGCTGGCACCGGCGTTCGCCGACGGGTTCGGTCGGGACGGGCTGATCGGCGTGAAGATCTTCTTCGGTGGCCGGGCCGGTCGGGAGACCGCCGAGGTGCGGGTGGACGGTGAGATCCACGAGCCGGCGTCCAAGGCGCTGCTCGCGCTCGACTGGCCCCGGGTCACGGACGGCCTCGCCTACGCGCGGACCTTCGTCCTGCTGGTCCACCCGGTGCACAAGCCGTAG
- a CDS encoding SDR family NAD(P)-dependent oxidoreductase produces MTAGPDIQNEQDIDYGPGIDPERLKLCLGVIAELDTIHVDHPDAITVRLAVGGIFRTLKQRRRQETRARKTANDREVTSRTATGAPGRIDDETAGAFGLTTETTTEIAGILERPRSCYTCKQRFVEVDAFYHQLCRSCAALNRQRRHARTDLTGRRALLTGGRAKIGMYIALCLLRDGAHTTITTRFPNDAIRRFKAMPDSDQWIHRLKIIGIDLRDPAQVVALADEVAADGPLDILINNAAQTVRRSPGAYRELLGAENGPLPAGELPASTVIGRFGSGGVELRALPGQATSGSERLSAEDVTALALVSGSASPARIEAGTAIDAGGLVPDLAATNSWVQTVNEVDPIELLEVQLCNSTAPFILISRLRPVMAASSARRKYVVNVSAMEGVFSRGYKGAGHPHTNMAKAALNMLTRTSADEMYQADGILMTAVDTGWITDERPHPEKMRLHDEGFHAPLDLVDGAARVYDPIVRGELGEDLYGCFLKDYAKAAW; encoded by the coding sequence ATGACGGCGGGCCCGGACATCCAGAACGAGCAGGACATCGACTACGGCCCGGGCATCGACCCCGAGCGGCTGAAGCTCTGCCTCGGCGTCATCGCCGAGCTCGACACGATCCACGTCGACCACCCGGACGCGATCACCGTGCGACTGGCGGTCGGCGGCATCTTCCGCACGCTGAAGCAGCGGCGCCGCCAGGAGACCCGCGCCCGCAAGACGGCGAACGACCGCGAGGTCACCTCGCGCACCGCCACCGGCGCCCCCGGCCGGATCGACGACGAGACGGCCGGCGCGTTCGGTCTCACCACCGAGACCACCACCGAGATCGCCGGAATCCTGGAGCGCCCCCGCTCCTGCTACACCTGCAAGCAGCGGTTCGTCGAGGTCGACGCCTTCTACCACCAGCTCTGCCGCTCCTGCGCCGCCCTCAACCGGCAGCGCCGGCACGCCCGCACCGACCTCACCGGCCGGCGGGCCCTGCTCACCGGCGGCCGCGCCAAGATCGGCATGTACATCGCGCTCTGCCTGCTCCGCGACGGCGCCCACACCACCATCACCACGCGCTTCCCCAACGACGCGATCCGCCGCTTCAAGGCGATGCCCGACAGCGACCAGTGGATCCACCGGCTCAAGATCATCGGCATCGACCTGCGCGACCCCGCCCAGGTCGTCGCGCTCGCCGACGAGGTCGCCGCCGACGGCCCGCTGGACATTCTGATCAACAACGCCGCGCAGACCGTCCGCCGCTCCCCCGGCGCCTACCGCGAGCTGCTCGGCGCCGAGAACGGGCCGCTGCCCGCCGGCGAGCTGCCCGCCTCCACCGTGATCGGCCGCTTCGGCAGCGGCGGCGTCGAGCTGCGCGCCCTGCCCGGCCAGGCCACCTCCGGCTCCGAGCGGCTCAGCGCCGAGGACGTCACCGCCCTCGCCCTGGTCAGCGGCTCGGCCTCGCCCGCCCGGATCGAGGCCGGCACCGCGATCGACGCCGGCGGCCTCGTCCCCGACCTGGCGGCCACCAACTCCTGGGTCCAGACGGTCAACGAGGTCGATCCGATCGAGCTCCTGGAGGTGCAGCTCTGCAACTCCACCGCGCCGTTCATCCTGATCAGCCGGCTGCGCCCGGTGATGGCCGCCTCCTCGGCCCGCCGCAAGTACGTGGTCAACGTCTCCGCCATGGAGGGCGTGTTCAGCCGCGGGTACAAGGGCGCCGGCCACCCGCACACCAACATGGCCAAGGCCGCCCTCAACATGCTCACCCGCACCAGCGCCGACGAGATGTACCAGGCCGACGGCATCCTGATGACCGCCGTGGACACCGGCTGGATCACCGACGAGCGCCCGCACCCCGAGAAGATGCGCCTGCACGACGAGGGCTTCCACGCGCCCCTCGACCTGGTCGACGGCGCCGCCCGGGTCTACGACCCGATCGTCCGCGGCGAGCTCGGCGAGGACCTCTACGGCTGCTTCCTGAAGGACTACGCCAAGGCCGCCTGGTGA
- a CDS encoding class I SAM-dependent methyltransferase produces the protein MTDWNAWQRSWDSQQEWYLPDREERFRVMLDLVEAVAGPAPRVLDLACGTGSITERLLARLPGALSVGVDQDPALLAIARGHFAAEPRLTLVTADLRDGQWATALPPGPFDAVVTATALHWLRTDDLVRLYRDLAGLLRPGGVFLNADHVPQPATPLLNAAHAGFERRRQQQERSAGVLDWTSWWKAAAEEPALTGHVAARYALYGEHADGDSHPAEWHAARLTEAGFREAGTAWRSVSDALVAAVR, from the coding sequence ATGACCGACTGGAACGCCTGGCAGCGCAGCTGGGACAGCCAGCAGGAGTGGTACCTGCCCGACCGCGAGGAGCGGTTCCGGGTGATGCTCGACCTCGTGGAGGCCGTCGCCGGGCCGGCGCCCCGGGTGCTCGACCTTGCCTGCGGCACCGGGTCGATCACCGAACGGCTGCTCGCCCGGCTGCCCGGCGCCCTGAGCGTCGGGGTCGACCAGGACCCGGCCCTGCTCGCCATCGCCCGCGGCCACTTCGCGGCCGAGCCCCGGCTGACCCTGGTCACCGCGGACCTGCGGGACGGGCAGTGGGCCACCGCCCTGCCGCCCGGCCCGTTCGACGCGGTGGTGACCGCGACCGCCCTGCACTGGCTGCGGACGGACGACCTCGTCCGGCTCTACCGCGACCTGGCCGGCCTGCTGCGCCCCGGCGGTGTGTTCCTCAACGCCGACCACGTGCCGCAGCCGGCGACCCCGCTGCTGAACGCCGCCCACGCGGGGTTCGAGCGCCGCAGGCAGCAGCAGGAGCGGTCCGCCGGGGTGCTCGACTGGACGTCCTGGTGGAAGGCGGCTGCCGAGGAGCCGGCCCTCACCGGGCACGTCGCCGCGCGGTACGCGCTCTACGGGGAGCACGCCGACGGCGACAGTCACCCGGCCGAGTGGCACGCGGCCCGGCTCACCGAGGCGGGCTTCCGGGAGGCCGGCACGGCCTGGCGCTCGGTCAGTGACGCGCTGGTGGCGGCGGTGCGCTGA